A single Tenacibaculum sp. 190524A02b DNA region contains:
- a CDS encoding FkbM family methyltransferase, producing MIKYIKRKILKKQLKKTFKEYGFEIKKFQVNPFGTIEYAQWLHPFEQPKNITASNVLFYQKLAHKGSFIIDIGAHTGDTTVPMALAVGKEGKVLGLEPNKFVYKILEQNSQLNTQFTNIIPQCFAATDKNGSFTFNYSDASFCNGGFLSQIKHQKHNHNYTLEVEGKNLQEYLLKNHANDLNNLSLIKVDAEGYDKEILKTIPKILSQYQPSLMIECYKRLNKEERLELFDIVHQHGYRLFHIDNFELFDDLKEIKRENMMDKKHFEILAIHKSKEI from the coding sequence ATGATTAAGTATATAAAAAGAAAAATTTTAAAGAAACAATTAAAAAAAACATTTAAGGAATATGGGTTCGAAATCAAAAAGTTTCAAGTCAATCCTTTTGGAACTATTGAATACGCCCAATGGTTACATCCTTTTGAACAACCTAAAAACATTACTGCATCCAATGTTTTATTTTATCAAAAATTAGCACACAAAGGAAGTTTTATTATTGATATTGGTGCACATACTGGCGACACTACAGTACCTATGGCTTTAGCTGTTGGAAAAGAAGGAAAAGTATTAGGTTTAGAACCTAATAAATTTGTTTACAAGATTCTTGAACAAAATTCGCAACTTAACACACAATTTACCAATATTATTCCACAGTGTTTTGCTGCTACTGATAAAAATGGCTCGTTTACTTTTAACTATAGCGATGCTTCTTTTTGTAATGGTGGATTCTTGTCTCAAATAAAACATCAAAAGCACAATCATAATTATACCCTGGAGGTAGAAGGAAAAAATTTACAGGAATACTTGTTAAAAAATCATGCTAATGATTTAAATAATTTGAGTTTAATTAAAGTAGATGCTGAAGGTTATGATAAAGAAATTTTAAAAACCATTCCTAAAATTTTAAGTCAGTACCAACCTTCTTTAATGATTGAATGTTATAAACGTTTAAACAAGGAAGAGCGATTGGAATTATTTGATATAGTTCATCAGCATGGCTATCGACTCTTTCATATAGATAATTTTGAGCTTTTTGATGATTTAAAAGAAATTAAACGTGAAAACATGATGGATAAAAAGCATTTTGAAATTTTAGCCATTCATAAAAGTAAAGAAATATAA
- a CDS encoding outer membrane beta-barrel family protein gives MKNICNLLILLCSLNLFSQIKITGKVVEKNTQQPLELATIVITTTTNKVVSGASTSNEGNFIVTVKPGTYHLKAEFIGFKPHTINNITITNNKKLPTIFLSEDAQALEEVEIIAEKSTTEYKLDKRVFNVGKDLLSKGGSVNDILNNVPSVNVDTEGTVSLRGNTSVRILINGKPSVLTNNNGLEQIPSESIEKVEVITNPSAKYDAEGTAGIINIILKKNKKGGFGSSLQLTTGMPDNHGINYNINYKQEKVNLFSNIRYRYLSFDGNSSLFRTDFNNNAATSYLDRKTTNHVNFSVFNLYFGGDYYINDHNTLTLSYYYRGNVGKRTIDYLINTLNSNRQIEESFANTLNYREPQKANQIELNYVKTFAKKGQKLTVNLQYDFWNDDENEFIEEKQLTPNANNSTLQTRDIESSKDFLFQSDFKLPITKKSYVELGIKGEVRNIDSDYKVWDNGALLDRFDNLLRYNEGIYGAYIQYGNKENKFQYLLGLRAEHANTGSTDRKNIFTTDKKYTDLFPTIHLTYSFNKATNLQLSYSRRIRRPRFWQLNPFGGYSDRRNFRVGNPDLNPMYTNSFELGTLKRWSKFTLNPSVYYQHTTNLFETQVSIDQDGALVSKPINSGKENRLGAELAIRYSPYKWLRLSSEFNYYAFDQKGIYTVKDQTWFTRLNARLKFSKFNIQTSVNYRAARQSGQIFTQDQYWANIGASKDFWNDKASVTINMNNIFDTRVVKQLITGENYTSNTFNRRVGRTTSITFTYRFNRTKKDRDRLPD, from the coding sequence ATGAAAAACATTTGTAACCTACTCATTTTATTATGCTCTTTAAATCTATTCTCACAAATAAAAATTACTGGAAAAGTAGTAGAAAAAAACACACAACAACCCTTAGAGCTTGCTACCATTGTTATAACTACTACTACTAACAAAGTAGTTTCTGGGGCATCAACTTCTAATGAAGGTAACTTTATAGTAACTGTAAAACCTGGGACTTACCACTTAAAAGCTGAATTTATTGGTTTCAAACCTCATACTATTAACAACATTACTATTACTAACAATAAAAAATTACCTACTATTTTTTTATCTGAAGATGCACAGGCTCTAGAAGAAGTAGAAATTATTGCCGAGAAATCTACTACCGAATACAAATTAGACAAACGTGTTTTTAATGTTGGTAAAGATTTACTCTCTAAAGGCGGTTCAGTAAATGATATTTTAAACAATGTTCCTTCTGTAAATGTAGATACTGAAGGTACTGTTAGCCTACGGGGTAACACAAGTGTTCGTATACTGATTAACGGGAAACCTTCTGTGTTAACTAACAATAATGGCTTAGAACAAATCCCTTCTGAAAGTATTGAAAAAGTAGAAGTAATTACCAATCCTTCTGCCAAATACGATGCTGAGGGAACTGCTGGAATCATCAACATCATTTTAAAGAAAAATAAAAAAGGTGGTTTTGGTAGCTCTTTACAACTAACCACAGGAATGCCAGATAACCATGGTATTAACTACAACATCAATTACAAACAAGAAAAAGTTAATTTATTCTCTAACATACGTTATCGTTACTTATCATTTGATGGTAATAGTTCATTATTCAGAACTGATTTTAACAATAATGCAGCTACTTCTTATTTAGATAGAAAAACTACCAACCATGTAAATTTTAGTGTATTTAATTTATATTTTGGTGGAGATTATTATATAAACGATCATAATACACTTACATTAAGTTACTATTATAGAGGTAATGTAGGAAAGCGTACAATAGATTATTTAATAAATACACTAAACAGCAACCGCCAAATAGAAGAGTCATTTGCCAATACTTTAAACTATAGAGAACCACAAAAAGCCAATCAAATTGAATTGAATTATGTAAAAACATTTGCTAAAAAAGGACAAAAACTTACGGTTAACTTACAATATGATTTTTGGAATGATGATGAAAATGAATTTATTGAAGAAAAACAACTAACGCCAAACGCTAATAATAGTACCTTACAAACTAGAGATATTGAAAGTAGTAAAGATTTTTTATTTCAATCAGATTTTAAATTACCAATTACTAAAAAATCTTATGTTGAATTAGGTATCAAAGGAGAAGTTAGAAATATTGATAGTGATTATAAAGTTTGGGACAATGGCGCTTTATTAGACAGATTTGATAATTTATTAAGATACAATGAAGGCATTTACGGTGCCTACATTCAATACGGAAATAAGGAAAACAAGTTTCAATATTTATTAGGCTTACGTGCTGAACATGCCAATACAGGAAGCACCGACAGGAAAAACATTTTTACTACAGATAAAAAATATACTGACTTATTTCCTACCATACATTTAACGTATAGTTTCAATAAAGCTACCAATTTACAATTAAGTTATAGTAGAAGAATAAGACGTCCGAGATTTTGGCAACTGAATCCTTTTGGAGGGTATTCAGACCGAAGAAATTTCCGCGTAGGAAATCCAGATTTAAACCCAATGTATACCAATTCTTTTGAATTAGGAACATTAAAACGTTGGTCAAAATTTACTTTAAATCCATCTGTGTATTATCAACACACTACCAATTTATTTGAAACCCAAGTAAGCATTGACCAAGATGGAGCTTTGGTGTCTAAACCTATTAATTCAGGAAAAGAAAATAGATTAGGTGCAGAACTTGCCATTCGTTATTCTCCATACAAATGGTTACGTTTATCTAGTGAATTTAATTACTATGCTTTTGACCAAAAAGGAATTTATACCGTAAAAGATCAAACTTGGTTTACACGATTAAATGCGCGTTTAAAATTTTCAAAATTCAACATTCAAACTAGTGTAAACTATAGAGCTGCCAGACAAAGTGGACAAATTTTTACACAAGATCAATATTGGGCAAATATTGGCGCTAGTAAAGATTTTTGGAATGATAAAGCTTCTGTTACCATAAACATGAATAATATTTTTGACACTAGAGTTGTAAAACAATTAATTACTGGAGAAAATTACACTTCAAACACTTTTAACAGAAGAGTTGGAAGAACCACTTCTATCACGTTCACTTATCGTTTTAATAGAACTAAAAAAGACAGAGATCGTTTACCAGACTAA